In Eupeodes corollae chromosome 3, idEupCoro1.1, whole genome shotgun sequence, a single genomic region encodes these proteins:
- the LOC129950334 gene encoding uncharacterized protein LOC129950334, with protein MSCYMCKSKKGPFQMLEVSRLRFIRKAQPHFRDDSFLCPKCFDQFELIYKSKAKSKSRNGSISSLTSISNESVRTVSTNSHNSGSTSRNLSAATAIEREDGNSKQTSQTSSLVHFDSRSIDSPSSIDSTDRIVRMAPDFISIRDSTRKTIRNANLNVARQGAEAAVQLGSQRPEESSQVDTPPMTPPAEQGADANNDNNSSLVHFDSRSIHSTSSNDTMDRIVQMVPNFVTLRDSSRKTKQNPELNVARQEAEAAVQPAPKRRKTTESTPKAAPKATGWKRLQIVDEESEDEDIASQLSPTNLAHVRPIVRRRKEPVVQQFDDIMDLYIARTSGG; from the exons atgtccTGCTATATGTGTAAATCAAAGAAAGGTCCCTTTCAAATGCTTGAAGTATCAAGACTTCGCTTTATTCGCAAAGCGCAACCACATTTTAgg GATGACTCATTTTTGTGCCCTAAATGTTTCGATCAATTTGAATTAATCTACAAATCCAAAGCTAAATCAAAATCGAGGAACGGGAGCATCTCTAGTCTGACTTCCATTTCAAATGAATCTGTCAGGACAGTGTCTACAAATTCTCACAACAGTGGATCTACTTCACGCAACCTAAGTGCTGCCACAGCCATTGAAAGAGAAGATGGAAACAGCAAGCAGACCTCCCAAACCTCTTCGTTAGTTCATTTCGACTCTCGGTCAATTGATTCGCCCAGTTCCATTGATTCCACGGACAGAATCGTCCGAATGGCACCAGACTTCATCTCAATTCGGGATTCAACTCGCAAAACGATACGAAACGCAAATCTGAATGTGGCACGGCAAGGCGCGGAAGCTGCAGTGCAATTAGGGTCACAGCGCCCAGAGGAGAGTTCGCAGGTAGACACTCCGCCGATGACGCCACCAGCCGAACAAGGGGCAGATGCAAACAATGACAACAATTCTTCGTTGGTTCATTTTGATTCTCGTTCGATACATTCCACCTCGTCAAATGATACCATGGATAGAATCGTCCAAATGGTGCCGAACTTTGTCACTCTCAGAGATTCCTCCCGCAAGACCAAACAGAACCCCGAGCTGAATGTGGCTCGGCAGGAAGCCGAAGCAGCGGTACAACCCGCACCGAAGCGCCGAAAGACAACAGAGAGCACACCAAAGGCTGCTCCCAAAGCCACCGGATGGAAACGGTTGCAAATAGTCGATGAGGAGTCTGAGGACGAGGATATAGCTTCGCAATTAAGTCCGACTAACTTAGCTCATGTTAGACCAATTGTAAGAC gacGCAAGGAGCCAGTTGTACAACAATTTGACGATATAATGGATCTTTATATTGCAAGAACTTCGGGTGGatga